One genomic window of Archaeoglobus neptunius includes the following:
- a CDS encoding (5-formylfuran-3-yl)methyl phosphate synthase: protein MKVLVSPMSIAEAVEAIEGGADIIDVKNPAEGSLGANFPWVIKEISELAKKHGKEISATTGDMPYKPGTASLAALGAAVAGADYIKVGLYGVRNAEEAYEMMIAVTKAVKEYNPDKKVVAAGYGDFYRINSVNPLELPDVVSKAGADIVMVDTAIKDGTSLFDHMKVEDVRKFIGLAKDSGLMVALAGNIGWHHIDLLKELSPDIIGVRSIVCERDRNSMIKREFVVKLMEAVHG, encoded by the coding sequence ATGAAGGTACTGGTTAGCCCCATGAGTATTGCTGAAGCTGTTGAGGCCATTGAGGGTGGGGCAGACATTATTGACGTGAAAAACCCCGCCGAAGGGTCTCTTGGAGCGAATTTTCCCTGGGTAATCAAAGAAATCTCTGAGCTCGCCAAAAAACATGGTAAGGAGATCAGCGCAACAACCGGGGACATGCCATACAAACCGGGTACAGCGAGCCTTGCTGCATTGGGTGCTGCTGTTGCAGGGGCGGACTACATTAAAGTTGGACTCTATGGAGTTAGAAACGCAGAAGAAGCCTATGAAATGATGATTGCGGTGACGAAGGCCGTGAAGGAGTACAATCCCGATAAAAAAGTTGTTGCCGCAGGGTATGGGGATTTCTATCGGATCAACTCCGTGAATCCACTGGAACTTCCCGATGTGGTTTCAAAGGCTGGAGCGGATATTGTGATGGTGGATACGGCAATAAAGGATGGCACATCTCTTTTCGACCACATGAAGGTGGAGGATGTTAGAAAGTTCATTGGGCTGGCAAAGGACAGCGGTTTGATGGTTGCGTTAGCGGGGAACATCGGCTGGCATCACATAGACCTCCTGAAGGAACTTTCACCGGATATAATAGGCGTGAGGTCAATAGTCTGTGAGAGGGACAGGAACTCGATGATAAAAAGGGAATTCGTTGTAAAGCTCATGGAAGCTGTGCACGGGTAG
- a CDS encoding potassium channel family protein: MPRTVKDLLVDIKDTTELMVDLAYSAILYNNEDIAEEVLELESRVLDLLKQIRVVSVLAARRVEDAEKVSSILTIANAGQKISSAAGDISSLVLRGFKLSEEIVKLILYHSEETVVRVRVPEDSDITGKTLGELKLHTKTGMRIIAIKRGFSWIFNPDRDTIVYKEDLIFARGDPSAVPKFYEYVTGKPVPATPEPQDIQIEELDRAVDMVIEMKNLSELAIDLAYSSLIYGNDEIALEVVYLEEIIDNMKFEIQRNILLCSKYFDREQLKPLMSIIEIAYSSEQIADAARDISEILLDKMDVPAIFKAAMRETDEVLTLVTVSENSPLHGKTLGEARVESNTGMHVIAIKRKNDWITKPTANTKIFSGDLLIAKGTREGESELLKLCSTRAQLP; encoded by the coding sequence ATGCCTCGAACAGTTAAAGATCTGCTTGTGGACATTAAAGACACAACAGAACTTATGGTCGATCTCGCATATTCTGCAATTCTTTACAACAACGAGGATATTGCTGAGGAAGTTCTTGAGCTGGAATCGAGAGTTCTTGACCTGCTCAAGCAGATACGGGTCGTTTCGGTTCTTGCAGCAAGAAGGGTGGAGGATGCAGAAAAGGTTTCGTCAATACTCACAATCGCCAATGCAGGACAGAAGATAAGCAGTGCTGCAGGAGATATCTCATCACTCGTTTTAAGGGGCTTCAAGCTTTCCGAGGAAATAGTGAAGCTGATACTCTACCACTCCGAGGAGACGGTGGTTAGAGTTAGGGTTCCGGAGGATTCGGACATAACTGGGAAGACACTTGGCGAGTTAAAACTGCATACCAAAACAGGTATGAGGATCATAGCGATAAAAAGGGGATTTAGCTGGATTTTCAATCCCGATAGAGACACGATCGTTTACAAGGAAGACCTGATTTTTGCAAGAGGTGATCCTTCTGCAGTTCCGAAGTTCTACGAATACGTAACGGGTAAACCTGTGCCAGCAACACCGGAACCGCAGGATATACAGATTGAGGAGCTGGACAGGGCTGTTGATATGGTTATAGAGATGAAAAACCTATCCGAACTCGCAATAGACCTTGCCTACTCCTCCTTAATTTACGGAAATGATGAAATCGCCCTTGAGGTAGTTTATCTGGAAGAGATAATAGACAATATGAAGTTTGAAATTCAGAGAAACATCCTGCTTTGCAGCAAATATTTCGACAGAGAGCAGCTCAAACCGCTCATGTCCATTATCGAAATAGCCTACTCCTCGGAACAGATAGCAGATGCAGCAAGAGACATATCGGAGATTTTACTGGACAAAATGGATGTTCCAGCGATCTTCAAAGCGGCAATGAGAGAGACAGACGAGGTGCTCACGCTGGTAACGGTTTCGGAAAACTCCCCGCTGCATGGAAAAACACTTGGAGAGGCAAGAGTTGAGAGCAACACAGGCATGCACGTAATTGCCATAAAGAGGAAAAATGACTGGATTACAAAACCCACTGCCAACACCAAGATTTTCAGCGGTGATTTACTCATTGCAAAGGGAACAAGAGAGGGGGAGAGTGAGCTTCTGAAGCTCTGCTCTACCCGTGCACAGCTTCCATGA
- a CDS encoding Mov34/MPN/PAD-1 family protein, whose product MKISKELLRTILEAAKSSHPDEFIALLGGSKGVMSELIFLPFVSGSVSAVIHLDMLPIGMRVFGTVHSHPSPSCRPSDEDMSLFTRFGKYHIIVCYPYGENNWKCYDRSGKEVELEVVEED is encoded by the coding sequence ATGAAGATCTCAAAAGAATTGTTAAGGACAATACTCGAAGCAGCGAAAAGTTCCCACCCGGACGAGTTCATAGCATTGCTCGGTGGCAGCAAAGGAGTGATGAGCGAACTCATCTTCCTCCCTTTTGTTTCAGGCTCGGTCTCTGCGGTCATACATCTCGACATGCTTCCGATAGGTATGAGGGTTTTTGGAACGGTTCACAGCCATCCATCGCCGAGTTGCAGACCATCGGATGAGGATATGTCGCTGTTCACCAGATTTGGAAAATACCACATAATTGTCTGCTATCCATACGGAGAGAACAACTGGAAGTGTTACGACAGAAGCGGCAAAGAAGTTGAACTTGAGGTGGTTGAAGAAGATTAA